From the Aquitalea magnusonii genome, one window contains:
- a CDS encoding GNAT family N-acetyltransferase, with amino-acid sequence MTIIIRPANYQDVPALTALTEEMGYPSDSQALSERLTMLLGSPDLHQLWVAEIEGEVAGWLHAFWRPLLESPAAVEIGGLAVGLRWRRRGAGRALVHVAERWARTKGATTVTLRAAIHRDEAPDFYQHQGYQLSPGQKTFRKQLGDTH; translated from the coding sequence ATGACCATCATTATCCGCCCCGCCAATTACCAGGATGTACCCGCCCTGACCGCCCTGACCGAGGAAATGGGTTATCCCTCGGACAGCCAGGCATTGAGTGAGCGGCTGACCATGCTGCTGGGCAGCCCCGACCTGCATCAGCTATGGGTAGCCGAAATCGAAGGCGAAGTAGCTGGCTGGCTGCATGCATTCTGGCGGCCTTTGCTGGAATCGCCTGCCGCGGTGGAAATTGGCGGTCTGGCCGTTGGCCTGCGCTGGCGACGACGCGGCGCGGGCCGCGCGCTGGTGCATGTGGCAGAGCGCTGGGCTCGCACCAAGGGGGCCACCACCGTCACCCTGCGCGCGGCCATCCACCGCGACGAAGCACCGGACTTTTACCAACACCAGGGCTATCAGTTGAGCCCCGGCCAGAAAACCTTCCGCAAACAGCTAGGCGACACCCACTGA
- a CDS encoding beta-class carbonic anhydrase translates to MGVLNTILEHNRSFVENHEYEQFKTDKFPDKGLAVLACMDARLVELLPKAMGLKNGDAKLIKNAGALITHPWGSVMRSLIVAVYELRAEEICVVAHRDCGMRAIDPNKILAHATERGISEDTIDTLRNAGIDLDNWLKGFDNVSDSVRHSVQTIRNHPLMPKDIPVHGMVIHPSTGRLELIIDGYTGKAPVHA, encoded by the coding sequence ATGGGTGTGCTGAATACCATTCTCGAGCACAATCGGAGCTTCGTCGAAAATCACGAATACGAACAATTCAAGACCGACAAGTTTCCCGACAAGGGTCTGGCCGTGCTCGCCTGCATGGATGCCCGTCTGGTCGAACTCTTGCCCAAGGCCATGGGCCTGAAAAACGGCGATGCCAAGCTGATCAAGAACGCCGGGGCGCTGATTACCCACCCCTGGGGTTCGGTGATGCGTTCCCTCATCGTGGCGGTGTATGAATTGCGTGCCGAGGAAATCTGCGTGGTGGCCCACCGCGACTGCGGCATGCGCGCCATCGACCCCAACAAGATTCTGGCGCATGCCACCGAACGCGGCATCAGCGAAGACACCATCGATACCCTGCGCAATGCCGGCATCGACCTGGACAACTGGCTGAAGGGTTTTGACAATGTGTCGGACAGCGTGCGCCACAGCGTGCAGACCATCCGCAACCATCCGCTGATGCCCAAGGACATTCCGGTACACGGCATGGTGATTCACCCCTCCACCGGCCGCCTGGAGCTGATCATCGACGGCTACACCGGCAAGGCCCCCGTTCACGCATGA
- the nadD gene encoding nicotinate-nucleotide adenylyltransferase yields MNTGAALGLFGGTFDPIHSAHLRMAQAFRSELSLDEVRLIPAGQPYHREHGPHASPVQRLEMVRLAIADLPGLAVDEREIHRHKPAYTIDTLEEIRAEIGPERPLWWLIGGDSLAKLHTWHRWEDLFALANIAVALRPGFNETRLPLAVRTQWQQRQVTDFSNGAPSGTMRPLALPPLDVSATAIRQRLQSGADTGTLLSAPVLAYIRQHKLYL; encoded by the coding sequence ATGAACACCGGGGCGGCACTGGGCCTGTTCGGCGGGACTTTCGACCCCATCCACAGCGCCCACCTGCGCATGGCACAGGCTTTTCGCAGCGAATTGTCACTGGACGAGGTGCGGCTGATTCCCGCCGGTCAACCTTACCACCGCGAGCACGGCCCGCATGCCAGCCCGGTACAGCGGCTGGAGATGGTGCGGCTGGCCATTGCCGACCTGCCCGGACTTGCCGTGGATGAGCGTGAAATCCATCGCCACAAACCGGCCTACACCATCGATACCCTGGAAGAAATCCGCGCCGAAATCGGCCCGGAGCGTCCCTTGTGGTGGCTGATCGGTGGCGACTCGCTGGCCAAGCTGCACACCTGGCACCGCTGGGAGGACTTGTTCGCGCTGGCCAATATCGCCGTTGCCCTGCGTCCGGGCTTCAACGAAACCCGGCTGCCGCTTGCCGTGCGCACACAATGGCAACAACGCCAAGTCACTGATTTTTCAAATGGCGCGCCTTCCGGTACAATGCGCCCCCTGGCCCTGCCACCGCTGGACGTATCGGCAACGGCAATACGCCAGCGCCTGCAAAGCGGTGCCGATACCGGCACCCTGCTCAGTGCGCCGGTGCTGGCTTATATCCGCCAGCACAAGCTATATCTCTAA
- the rsfS gene encoding ribosome silencing factor, giving the protein MEVQDIAKLAVTALEDIKGKDIIEMDTSALTSLFQRMIVATGDSNRQVKALANNVAVTLKEAGVELVGTEGNESGEWVLVDAGDVVIHVMLPAVRDYYDLEQLWGGQKPSFTPAGGRPWQANT; this is encoded by the coding sequence ATGGAAGTTCAAGACATTGCCAAGCTGGCAGTCACCGCCCTGGAAGACATCAAGGGCAAAGACATTATCGAAATGGATACCTCCGCGCTGACTTCGCTGTTTCAGCGCATGATCGTGGCCACCGGCGACTCCAACCGTCAGGTCAAAGCCCTGGCCAACAATGTGGCCGTTACCCTGAAGGAAGCCGGCGTGGAGCTGGTGGGTACCGAAGGCAACGAAAGTGGCGAATGGGTGCTGGTGGATGCCGGTGACGTGGTGATTCACGTCATGCTGCCGGCCGTACGCGACTACTACGACCTGGAACAGCTATGGGGTGGCCAGAAGCCCAGCTTCACCCCGGCCGGTGGTCGTCCGTGGCAAGCCAATACCTGA
- the rlmH gene encoding 23S rRNA (pseudouridine(1915)-N(3))-methyltransferase RlmH — MKITILAVGTKMPRWVDEAYNDYAKRFGRDISLELKEIKPEKRGGGVTAEKGIAAEHERLMAAIPPRCKLVVMDERGKNWTSVRLAEELKSWMAGGDDVCFIIGGADGLSAELKQRADVLLQLSAMTLPHGMVRVMLGEQIYRAYSILNNHPYHRE; from the coding sequence ATGAAAATCACCATTCTCGCCGTCGGTACCAAAATGCCGCGCTGGGTTGACGAAGCCTATAACGATTACGCCAAGCGTTTTGGCCGCGACATCAGCCTGGAACTGAAAGAAATCAAACCGGAAAAGCGTGGTGGTGGCGTCACGGCGGAAAAAGGCATTGCCGCCGAGCACGAACGGCTGATGGCGGCCATTCCGCCCCGCTGCAAGCTGGTGGTGATGGATGAACGCGGCAAGAACTGGACTTCGGTGCGACTGGCCGAAGAGCTGAAAAGCTGGATGGCGGGTGGTGATGACGTGTGCTTCATCATCGGCGGTGCCGACGGCCTGTCCGCCGAACTGAAACAGCGCGCCGACGTGCTGCTGCAATTATCGGCCATGACCCTGCCGCACGGCATGGTGCGGGTGATGCTGGGCGAGCAGATTTACCGCGCCTACTCCATCCTCAACAATCACCCCTACCACCGCGAATAA
- a CDS encoding YiiD C-terminal domain-containing protein, whose product MQHYQDIEDYLYQAIPLAQAMGVKVRHAAEDAVTLWAPLEPNINHCATIFGGSAAAVATLAGWLLVYRKLQALGVRGQVMVRRSQMDYQKAMHGAFSASTLPVADAVWQRMAGALAKGRMARLQLVVELECGEVAAGRLDGEFVVLPPN is encoded by the coding sequence GTGCAGCATTACCAGGACATCGAGGATTATCTGTATCAGGCCATCCCGCTGGCACAGGCCATGGGGGTGAAAGTACGTCATGCGGCAGAGGATGCCGTCACGCTGTGGGCACCGCTGGAGCCGAACATCAACCATTGCGCCACCATCTTTGGCGGCAGTGCGGCCGCTGTGGCCACGCTGGCGGGCTGGCTGCTGGTGTATCGCAAGTTGCAGGCCCTGGGGGTGCGTGGGCAGGTGATGGTGCGGCGTAGCCAGATGGATTATCAGAAGGCCATGCACGGCGCGTTCAGCGCCAGCACCCTGCCAGTGGCCGATGCGGTCTGGCAGCGCATGGCTGGCGCCTTGGCCAAGGGCCGCATGGCGCGGCTGCAATTGGTGGTGGAGCTGGAGTGCGGCGAGGTGGCCGCTGGGCGGCTGGATGGCGAATTCGTGGTGTTGCCGCCCAACTGA
- a CDS encoding YcnI family protein: MQKLALLALLLAASAQAHVTLETPTAASGSYYKAVLKVGHGCDGSPTTGISVELPAGAQLARPMPKAGWQVQVEKSAVTPFDNHGTLVKQDVSRISWSGGNLPADFYDEFVFQTRIAAQPGKLFFKVKQQCAQGSTNWVEIPAEGQDGHSLKSPAAVLQVTAPGEAHHH; encoded by the coding sequence ATGCAAAAGCTCGCCCTCCTCGCCCTGCTGCTGGCCGCCAGCGCACAGGCACACGTCACGCTGGAAACCCCGACTGCCGCCAGCGGCAGCTATTACAAGGCCGTGCTGAAAGTGGGCCATGGCTGTGATGGCAGCCCCACCACCGGCATCAGCGTGGAATTGCCGGCAGGCGCGCAACTGGCGCGCCCCATGCCCAAGGCCGGCTGGCAGGTGCAAGTGGAAAAGTCCGCGGTCACGCCATTCGACAACCATGGCACGCTGGTGAAGCAGGATGTCAGCCGCATCAGCTGGAGCGGTGGTAATCTGCCGGCCGATTTTTACGATGAATTCGTGTTCCAGACCCGCATTGCCGCCCAGCCGGGCAAGCTGTTCTTCAAGGTAAAGCAGCAATGCGCGCAGGGCAGCACCAACTGGGTGGAGATTCCGGCTGAAGGCCAGGATGGCCACAGCCTGAAATCCCCGGCGGCAGTGCTGCAAGTAACCGCGCCGGGCGAAGCCCATCACCACTAA